One stretch of Vespula vulgaris chromosome 20, iyVesVulg1.1, whole genome shotgun sequence DNA includes these proteins:
- the LOC127071074 gene encoding b(0,+)-type amino acid transporter 1-like, giving the protein MAKDEKGNEKVALKRELGLFSAVSIILAVMIGSGIFVSPANALERSGSVGFCLIIWITCGLLSLLGALAFAELSTVVPRSGAEYAYFIEAYSPLHHYAGQIPAFICSWVYVILLRPAEVAVVILTFAEYGVQPFSNYLDDLPMDSMERLKKLIAMLALGLITFTNLTSVKLYVKVQNSLTVCKVAACMLVIGGGIWWLSTGHLDLLKNPFRGTTTSAGNIALAFYNGLWAYDGWSSAAIITEEIQKPEVNILRSILIAVPTITVLYVTMNLMYMATLTIPEMISAPAVAVLWSERVLPSWLTFAIPLGVAFSTFGCGLSIQFSVSRLCYVAGREGHVPRIFSYVHMEKLTPAIAVAFQGILSLICLLLGDITALIEFASFLTWVFYGFAMIALIIMRRTKPDAPRPYAVPILIPWLVLLIAIFLAVIPIVYEPSFKYLFAVGFILCGILVYHVYVYNKQKSPLLAKSTYLIQALSLVVAPDKED; this is encoded by the exons GCTCTGGAATATTTGTATCACCGGCCAATGCTTTGGAAAGATCTGGATCCGTAGGATTTTGTTTGATCATTTGGATAACCTGTGGTTTGCTGTCTCTGTTGGGTGCTTTAGCATTTGCGGAATTGAGTACCGTTGTACCACGTTCCGGTGCGGAATATGCTTACTTCATTGAAGCTTATAGTCCACTTCATCATTACGCTGGACAAATACCAGCATTCATTTGTTCCTGGGTATACGTGATACTTCTAAGACCAGCCGAAGTAGCTGTCGTTATATTAACGTTCGCCGAATATGGGGTACAACCATTTTCTAATTACCTCGACGATTTGCCAATGGATTCGATGGAgcgattgaaaaaattaatcgctATGTTGGCATTGGGCCTGATTACGTTTACGAATTTGACGAGTGTTAAGCTTTACGTTAAAGTGCAAAATTCATTGACGGTATGCAAAGTTGCCGCATGTATGCTTGTAATAGGAGGTGGTATATGGTGGTTAAGTACTGGCCATTTGGATCTATTAAAGAATCCTTTTCGCGGTACTACAACGTCCGCTGGTAACATAGCATTGGCTTTTTACAATGGTCTTTGGGCGTACGATGGTTGGTCATCGGCTGCGATAATAACAGAAGAAATTCAAAAGCCAGAGGTCAATATTCTTAGGAGTATATTAATAGCTGTACCAACGATTACTGTTCTTTATGTGACAATGAATCTGATGTATATGGCTACCTTAACGATACCCGAAATGATAAGTGCACCTGCCGTCGCCGTTTTATGGTCTGAAAGAGTACTTCCAAGTTGGTTAACCTTTGCTATACCACTTGGTGTTGCCTTCTCTACGTTTGGATGTGGTCTTAGTATACAATTCAGTGTATCACGATTGTGTTACGTCGCGGGAAGAGAAGGTCATGTACCACGCATATTTAGTTATGTACACATGGAGAAATTAACGCCAGCTATAGCCGTAGCGTTTCAAGGAATACTCTCATTGATATGTCTCTTATTAGGAGACATTACAGCTCTGATAGAATTCGCAAGTTTTCTCACTTGGGTTTTCTATGGTTTCGCGATGATAGCCCTTATTATTATGAGAAGGACTAAACCTGATGCACCTAGACCATACGCTGTACCAATTTTAATACCATGGTTGGTACTATTAATTGCTATTTTTCTAGCAGTCATTCCTATCGTTTACGAACCATCATTCAAATATTTGTTCGCCGTTGGATTCATTTTGTGTGGTATACTCGTTTATCACGTCTACGTCTATAATAAGCAAAAAAGCCCTTTGTTAg cTAAATCTACGTACCTGATCCAAGCGTTGAGTTTAGTTGTTGCTCCAGATAAAGAAGACTGA
- the LOC127071085 gene encoding sorting nexin-16 has protein sequence MSTSETGVGCISEVTLAISKARTSQAGSIRVLDSPDSDGSGHSNSFSIQRFNYPNENTNSNILPPPLTNNDLRIPIVGYEVMEERARFTVYKLRIELKNGDCWFVFRRYTDFVRLFAQLRRQKLPISHLSLPQKKWLGDNFAPSFLEERIRGLQAFVNGILSNPILIGSACVRQFFCLDEPPALSDTAEESRAIFEAMEDTIYHLRQQLRERDNALAAESALCNELQKNLHQMLSERQICSKCGANQ, from the exons ATGTCTACTTCAGAGACTGGTGTGGGATGTATTAGCGAAGTTACACTTGCTATTAGTAAAGCAAGGACTTCTCAAGCAGGATCCATAAGGGTACTCGACAGTCCTGATTCAGATGGATCTGGCCATTCGAATTCGTTTTCCATTCAACGATTTAATTATCCTAATGAAAATACAAATTCTAACATTCTTCCACCCCCCTTAACAAACAATGACTTAAGAATACCTATCGTTGGATATGAAGTTATGGAAGAGAGAGCTAGATTTACA GTATACAAACTTCGTATAGAATTGAAGAATGGTGATTGTTGGTTTGTCTTCAGAAGATACACAGATTTTGTACGCTTATTTGCTCAATTGAGAAGACAAAAACTTCCGATCTCTCATTTATCTTTACCACAAAAGAAATGGCTGGGTGACAATTTTGCACCTAGTTTTCTAGAAGAAAGGATACGTGGTCTGCAAGCATTTGTTAATGGGATATTAAGTAATCCCATTCTCATAGGTAGTGCTTGCGTtagacaatttttttgtttagatgAACCACCTGCGTTATCTGATACTGCAGAAGAATCTAgg GCAATATTTGAAGCGATGGAAGACACGATATATCATTTAAGACAACAACTTAGAGAACGAGATAATGCATTGGCAGCAGAATCAGCACTTTGCaatgaattacaaaaaaatctACATCAGATGTTGAG cGAAAGGCAGATCTGTTCTAAGTGTGGCGCAAATCAATAA
- the LOC127071072 gene encoding conserved oligomeric Golgi complex subunit 6 isoform X1, which yields MSEKNTNSALVRRVNKLLESRVEHDKDTLEALKELSTFFTENTLNARRNLRSKIERRSLAINEDFLSAFREVKTCLDNIYQDVLGMNTSVQCMTNRLQVTKTKTSQLIEQTTKLQNESQILSMQQEVASAFIKSFQLSQSEITSLHGSHRESPITEEFFTILNRVQEIHSNCRILMQSGYQTLALDIMQRMTLLQESALERLYRWTQNQCKYIEDEQLASLLVKAMGKLQDRPVLFKYILDEYCTNRRTALVGSFIDALTLGEPIGGTPNPIEMHAHDHKRYVGDMLAWLHQAIPIEKENILILVKDCDKTDVSDQIKQCLSNITEGLCHPLQSRIEHIVSVEAPATVLYSVTTLIRFYRAIIQQVIPDSVLDSTLYDLLVLSEKSFLSRLQRETRTALGERAEPPGNDLVPAPSVSRLLYLLNEILSVASIAEDREKDMLQIVSCIIDPLLQEVNETASRLPTVDMAVYLLNCMHQIQSTLGLYEYMDQRLERLQAQSDAQIDTLTSEQASSLVANLNLGSIYTILQGHEQGPLSDIPGMDPLSVKEFTNKLEAFLVMPEVLLLPQINLLQSNNHREVTKKRSFEVIGAIYKQLYEACHDSKNLYKNPNGLFSRTPEELLQILVSQ from the exons atGAGCGAAAAAAATACTAATTCGGCTTTAGTTAGACGAGTTAATAAATTACTCGAATCAAGAGTAGAACATGACAAg gatACATTGGAAGctttaaaagaattatcaacattttttacGGAGAACACACTAAATGCCCGTCGTAATTTAAGaagtaaaattgaaagaagaagtCTTGCTATTAACGAAGATTTTTTATCTGCATTTAGAGAAGTCAAAACTtgtttagataatatatatcaagaTGTTTTAGGAATGAATACATCGGTTCAATGCATGACAAATCGTTTACAAGTTACAAAAACTAAAACTTCACAACTCATTGAACAAACAACGAAACTTCAAAATGAAAG TCAAATATTGTCCATGCAGCAAGAAGTTGCAAGCGCATTTATTAAGAGTTTTCAATTATCTCAATCAGAGATAACAAGTTTACATGGATCACATAGAGAATCACCTATAACGGAGGAGTTTTTTACTATTCTTAATCGAGTAcag GAAATACATAGCAACTGCAGAATATTGATGCAATCTGGATATCAAACATTGGCGTTAGATATAATGCAAAGAATGACGCTTCTTCAAGAATCTGCTTTGGAAAGGTTATATAGGTGGACGCAGAatcaatgtaaatatatagaagatGAACAATTGGCATCTCTACTCGTTAAAGCTATGGGTAAATTACAAGATAGACCTGTTTTATTCAA GTATATTTTAGATGAATATTGTACAAACAGAAGAACAGCTCTCGTAGGATCTTTTATAGATGCACTGACATTAGGTGAACCAATCGGTGGAACGCCAAACCCTATAGAAATGCATGCTCATGATCATAAAAGATACGTCGGTGATATGCTTGCTTGGTTGCATCAAGCAATTCCTATAGAAAAGGAGAACATATTGATTTTAGTTAAGGATTGCGATAAAACTG atgtATCTGATCAAATTAAGCAATGCTTAAGTAATATTACGGAAGGACTTTGTCATCCTCTACAATCAAGAATAGAACATATAGTTTCTGTGGAAGCTCCAGCTACAGTGTTATATTCAGTTACGACTCTTATAAGATTTTATCGTGCTATAATTCAACAAGTTATACCAGATAGTGTTCTCGATTCAACgttatatgatttattagTATTAAGCGAAAAGAGCTTTCTCAGTAGGttacaaagagaaacaagaacaGCTCTTGGAGAACGAGCTGAACCACCAGGAAATGACTTAGTACCAGCACCATCGGTTTCAAGATTATTATATCTGTTGAATGAAATTCTATCTGTAGCCAGCATAGccgaagatagagaaaaggataTGCTTCAA aTAGTATCGTGTATCATTGACCCGTTATTACAAGAAGTTAACGAAACAGCTTCTAGACTACCAACGGTTGATATGGCTGTTTATCTTCTTAATTGTATGCATCAGATACAATCCACATTAGGATTGTATGAATATATGGATCAAAGATTGGAACGATTACAG GCTCAATCCGATGCACAAATCGATACGCTCACATCGGAACAAGCTAGTTCTTTGGTTGCAAATTTAAATCTCGGAtcaatatatactattttacaAGGACATGAACAAGGACCGCTGTCCGATATTCCTGGAATGGATCCATTAAGTGTAAAAGAGTTTACG AACAAATTGGAAGCATTTTTAGTAATGCCGgaggtattattattaccacaAATAAATCTACTTCAGAGTAACAACCATCGCGAGGTTACCAAGAAACGTTCGTTCGAAGTAATCGGAGCTATTTACAAACAGCTTTACGAAGCTTGTCACGattcaaaaaatttatataaaaatccgAACGGTCTATTTAGCAGAACACCCGAGGaacttttacaaatattagtTTCTCAATGA
- the LOC127071072 gene encoding conserved oligomeric Golgi complex subunit 6 isoform X2 — MNTSVQCMTNRLQVTKTKTSQLIEQTTKLQNESQILSMQQEVASAFIKSFQLSQSEITSLHGSHRESPITEEFFTILNRVQEIHSNCRILMQSGYQTLALDIMQRMTLLQESALERLYRWTQNQCKYIEDEQLASLLVKAMGKLQDRPVLFKYILDEYCTNRRTALVGSFIDALTLGEPIGGTPNPIEMHAHDHKRYVGDMLAWLHQAIPIEKENILILVKDCDKTDVSDQIKQCLSNITEGLCHPLQSRIEHIVSVEAPATVLYSVTTLIRFYRAIIQQVIPDSVLDSTLYDLLVLSEKSFLSRLQRETRTALGERAEPPGNDLVPAPSVSRLLYLLNEILSVASIAEDREKDMLQIVSCIIDPLLQEVNETASRLPTVDMAVYLLNCMHQIQSTLGLYEYMDQRLERLQAQSDAQIDTLTSEQASSLVANLNLGSIYTILQGHEQGPLSDIPGMDPLSVKEFTNKLEAFLVMPEVLLLPQINLLQSNNHREVTKKRSFEVIGAIYKQLYEACHDSKNLYKNPNGLFSRTPEELLQILVSQ; from the exons ATGAATACATCGGTTCAATGCATGACAAATCGTTTACAAGTTACAAAAACTAAAACTTCACAACTCATTGAACAAACAACGAAACTTCAAAATGAAAG TCAAATATTGTCCATGCAGCAAGAAGTTGCAAGCGCATTTATTAAGAGTTTTCAATTATCTCAATCAGAGATAACAAGTTTACATGGATCACATAGAGAATCACCTATAACGGAGGAGTTTTTTACTATTCTTAATCGAGTAcag GAAATACATAGCAACTGCAGAATATTGATGCAATCTGGATATCAAACATTGGCGTTAGATATAATGCAAAGAATGACGCTTCTTCAAGAATCTGCTTTGGAAAGGTTATATAGGTGGACGCAGAatcaatgtaaatatatagaagatGAACAATTGGCATCTCTACTCGTTAAAGCTATGGGTAAATTACAAGATAGACCTGTTTTATTCAA GTATATTTTAGATGAATATTGTACAAACAGAAGAACAGCTCTCGTAGGATCTTTTATAGATGCACTGACATTAGGTGAACCAATCGGTGGAACGCCAAACCCTATAGAAATGCATGCTCATGATCATAAAAGATACGTCGGTGATATGCTTGCTTGGTTGCATCAAGCAATTCCTATAGAAAAGGAGAACATATTGATTTTAGTTAAGGATTGCGATAAAACTG atgtATCTGATCAAATTAAGCAATGCTTAAGTAATATTACGGAAGGACTTTGTCATCCTCTACAATCAAGAATAGAACATATAGTTTCTGTGGAAGCTCCAGCTACAGTGTTATATTCAGTTACGACTCTTATAAGATTTTATCGTGCTATAATTCAACAAGTTATACCAGATAGTGTTCTCGATTCAACgttatatgatttattagTATTAAGCGAAAAGAGCTTTCTCAGTAGGttacaaagagaaacaagaacaGCTCTTGGAGAACGAGCTGAACCACCAGGAAATGACTTAGTACCAGCACCATCGGTTTCAAGATTATTATATCTGTTGAATGAAATTCTATCTGTAGCCAGCATAGccgaagatagagaaaaggataTGCTTCAA aTAGTATCGTGTATCATTGACCCGTTATTACAAGAAGTTAACGAAACAGCTTCTAGACTACCAACGGTTGATATGGCTGTTTATCTTCTTAATTGTATGCATCAGATACAATCCACATTAGGATTGTATGAATATATGGATCAAAGATTGGAACGATTACAG GCTCAATCCGATGCACAAATCGATACGCTCACATCGGAACAAGCTAGTTCTTTGGTTGCAAATTTAAATCTCGGAtcaatatatactattttacaAGGACATGAACAAGGACCGCTGTCCGATATTCCTGGAATGGATCCATTAAGTGTAAAAGAGTTTACG AACAAATTGGAAGCATTTTTAGTAATGCCGgaggtattattattaccacaAATAAATCTACTTCAGAGTAACAACCATCGCGAGGTTACCAAGAAACGTTCGTTCGAAGTAATCGGAGCTATTTACAAACAGCTTTACGAAGCTTGTCACGattcaaaaaatttatataaaaatccgAACGGTCTATTTAGCAGAACACCCGAGGaacttttacaaatattagtTTCTCAATGA